TGCTCAAAAATATATTAGAAAGAATTTCAATTGCACAGAATAAAAATAGAGAAGAGTTTATGATGGCTTTAAATAATTCATTTATAATTTCAGCAGATATGGCTCATGCTGTACATCCAAATTATACTGAAAAACATGATCCAACAAATAAACCTGTATTAAAAGGTGGTCCAGTTATAAAAATAAATGCAAATCAATCATATACTACTGATAGTGATACTTCGGCAGTGTATGAAATGATATGTAAGAATGCAGATATTCCATATCAAAAATTTGTAAATAGATCAGATGTTAGAGGGGGATCCACTATTGGCCCAATATCTTCAACACAATTAGATATTAGATCAATTGATATAGGCGGACCAATGCTCTCTATGCATTCCATAAGAGAACTTACAACTGTAGATGATCATTATTATACAAAAAAATCATTTGATGAATTTTATAAAATATAGGATAGCTTAAGCTATCCTATATTTACTATAATAAGAGGTGATATAAGTGAATTATAAATTAGTAGCTATTGATTTAGATGGTACACTTTTAGATGACAATAAAATATTAACTGTTGAAAATAGAGATATACTAAAGAAATTAATAGATAAAGGTGTTGAAATAGTAATAGCTACAGGTAGAAGATATTGGGCTGCAAAGAATTTCATGAAAGATTTAAATGAAAATATAGTTATTATATCAAATAATGGTAATGTAATAAGAAATATAAAGGATGATAAAATCATTTTAGAAAAATATATAAATAGAAAAGATTTTATTTATATTTTGGAACAAGGAAAGAAAAATAATTTATATCCAATAGTTCATATAAACGGGTATGAAAAAGGGTATGACTTTTTAATAGAAAAAAATCAAGATTATAAAGGATATAATAATTATCTAGACAATAAAGAAGATAGATGTAAAAAGATAAATAACTTTTTAGAATATAAAGAAAATAATATTATGGTATTATGTTATTTTGGTGATTATGAAAAATTAAATAGATTTATTAATATAATTTCTCAAGATGACAAAAGATTTTCATATCATATAATGACTAATTTAAAAAAGGTGGGTCCAATGCTCGAAATAATGAATCCTTTGGGATCAAAATGGAAGAGTATATTAGAATATTCTAAAGGTAAAGGGATTTCTAGAGAAGAGATAATAACACTAGGCGATGATAATAATGATATGGAAATGATTAAAAATTCCGGTTGTGGAATAGCTATGAAAAATGCTAATAAACAAGTAAAAGAAGTTTCCGATATAATTTCTAGTGAAGATAACAATAATTCTGGTGTAGCTATAGAATTAAAAAAAGTATTTAATATAAAGTAATATTTTTCTTCTTATTCAAATATAAATTAATAATAGTTGAATTGAGGAGGAGTAAACATGAAAATAATAAATCTTTTATCAGTTTTATTAATTTTAATAGGTGCATTAAATTGGGGTCTTGTTGGAATAATTAAACTTAATATAGTTGAAGCTTTGTTTAAGAAGGATAGCATTATATCAAGAATAATATATAGTTTAATAGGAATTGCAGGATTATATACAATTTTATATCTTATACTTTAAGAAGCATTTAGCTTCTTTTTTTTTGTCAAATTAGACAGATATAATTATATCTGTTATTATAATAATGAAACTATTATAAAGGAGAGTATTAGATGGACAATAAAGTATTAGCAACAGTAGAGGGAAGAGAAATAACAGAACAAGACATTCAGCAATTACTTCAAAGCTTAGGCCCGCAACAAGCTATGCAGTTTAATTCAGAAGAAGGTAAAAAAAGATTATTAGAAGAATTAATTAATCAAGAATTATTTTACCTTGATGCAAAAGATAAAAATATGGACGAAGAAGCTGAATTTAAATTTGAAATGGAAAGAGCAAAATCAAGTTTATTAAAGCAATATGCTATGAGAAGCTTATTGAGTGGTGCAGATGCATCTGAAGAAGAAGTAACTGAGTATTATAATGAAAATAAAGAATCATTTAAAGAGGGACAACAAGCTAAAGCTAAACATATTTTAGTTGAGAGTAAAGAAGAAGCTGAAAAAGTACAATCAGAAATCAATGAAGGATTAAGCTTTGAGGAAGCAGCTACAAAATACTCTACTTGTCCATCAAAAGAAAAAGGTGGAGATTTAGGATATTTTACTAGAGGAAGAATGGTACCAGAATTTGAAGAAAAAGCATTTAATATGGAAGTAGGAGAAATAAGTGAACCTGTAAAAACTCAATTTGGTTATCATATAATAAAATTAGAAGATAAAAAAGAAGAAAAGCAGTTATTATTATATGAAGTAAGAGATCAAATTAAACAACAACTTATTGGAATGAAGCAAAATAAAATTTATATCGATAAAACAAATGAACTTAAAAATAAATATAGTGTAGATAAAAAATAAGTGAAATGGCTCAAGCCATTTCACTTATTTTTATAGGTTGTCATTTTTGTGCTGAAAATAATCTATACTACCTAAAACTATATGTGCAAGACCGAAACCTACTACTCCCCATGCTAAACTTTTTTTAGCTTTTTGTCTTGAAATTAATCCAGCTGTAGTAACTACAGCTCCAAGCGCAGTTGGAATAGAACCTTCTTTTATATTCATAAATGTTCCTCCTTTCCAATATGTAGTTTATTATTTCCCAAAACTCCAAAAAAATGATAGGATAAATTAGGATAAAATTTTCAAATTGAAAAGAGGATAAAAATGGTTTTTTATATTTTAGGAAGTTTGATTAATAGCATAAGTATAATAGCAATACTTTCATTTATACTATCTAAGGTTTCAGTAGTAAGACAACTTATTTCTAAGAAAGAGTCAAACTATATAGATAAATTTATTTTTTCTATATTTTTTGGGATATTAGGTATAGTTGGAACATATTCAGGTATTCCTGTTGATGGTGCATTAGCTAATTCTAGAATAATCGGAGTTTTTGTAGGAGGACTTTTTGGAGGTCCATTTGTAGGAATGATGTCAGGACTTATTGCTGGAATACATAGATGGAGTATAGATATAGGAGGATTTACTGCTCTTGCATGTGCAATATCAACTACAGTAGAAGGTATAATGGCGGGAATGCTTAGTAAAAAGTTTTTTAGCTCTAATAATAAATGGTTATTTTCTCTATTCTTTGGTGCTATTGCAGAGGTAATTCAAATGATTATAATAATAACTGTAGCTACTCCCTTAAGTGAAGCAATAAATCTTGTTAGTATAATAGGAATACCTATGATAATAGCAAATGGAATAGGAATATCTATTACTATTGCTATAGTTAATAGTGTATTAAAAGATAAAGAAAGAGAAGGTGCATTTCAAGCAGAAAGAGCACTTAAAATTGCAAATGAAACTTTACCTTATTTTAGGCAAGGTTTTAATATTGAAACTTCTAAAAAAATAGCAGACATAATATATGATATGACTTCATTTAAAGCAGTTTCATTAACTAATAGAGATATTATACTTGCTCATAAGGGAGAAGGTGAAGATCATCATTGTGCAGAGAATAAAATAAAGACAGACTTAACAAAACAAGTTATATATTCAGGCAAATATAAAATAGCTAATAATTCAATAGAAATTTTATGCAAAAAAAATAAATGTAAATTAAGATCAGCTATAATTGTACCATTAAAAGAAGGAGAAAAAATAGTTGGAACTTTAAAGTTATATAAAACAAGAGAAAATTCTATTTCACCAGTTGATGTGAAACTTGCACTTGGACTAGGATCTTTATTTTCTACCCAAATCGAGTTAAGACGAATTGAAGAATATAAAGAGCTAGCGACTAAATCTGAATTAACTGCACTTCAAGCACAAATAAATCCGCACTTTTTATTTAATGCTATAAATACAATTGTTTCTTTAATAAGAACAAAACCTGATAGAGCAAGAGAACTATTATTACATTTAGGATTTTATTTTAGAAAAAACTTATATAAAACTGAAGAATTAGTAACTTTATCCACAGAGTTAGAACATGTAAAATCATATTTAGAGATAGAACAAGCAAGGTTTGGAGATAAATTAGATATTAAGTTCAATATAGAAAAAAACTTAGAAGTTAAAATTCCACCACTTTTAATTCAACCTATAGTTGAAAATTCTATAAAACATGGAATAATGAATAAGCTAGAAGGAGGAGAAATTATCATAAGTGCATTTAGTAAAGATGAGATGACTCAGATTACTGTTGAAGACAATGGAGAAGGTATAGAAGATAAAAAGGTTAAAGATATATTATCAGGAAATATAAATAACGAATCTATAGGGTTATTAAATGTACATAAAAGAATACAACTAATATATGGAAGTGATTATGGCTTAAATATTAAAAGTGATAAGGGTATGGGTACCGAAGTAACTATATTATTACCAAAAGAGGAAGTGATATTATGAAATTAAAAGTTTTAGTTGTAGATGATGAGCTTCCAGCAAGGGAAGAAATAAAATACTTATTAGAAAAATATGATGATATAGAAATAATCTATGAAGCAAATAATGGAATTATAGCATTTGATTTAATACAAAAATTTGAACCAGATATTATATTTTTAGATATTAACATGCCAAAAATTTCTGGTATAGAATTAGCAGATAAAATTATAAATACGAATAATATTAAGACTCCTTTAATAGTTTTTATTACTGCATATGATGAATATGCAATTAAAGCATTTGAATTAAATGCAATAGACTATTTATTAAAACCTATTGGAGAAAATAGGCTAGAAAAAACGCTAAAGAAAATAAAGAAAAATTTAAAATTAAATGATAAAAAAATGCAACAAAATATTGATACGATTGTAAATCAATTACAAAATAAAAAACAATCAGATAGTATTAAATTAACATTATATAAAGATGGAGCTTTTTATCCTATATCAACTAAGAATATTATATTTTCTACTGTTGAGGATAAAAATACAGTTATTATAACAACAAAAGGTAAGTTTATATATCATGATTCACTTTCACATTTAGAAAGAAATATAAATAAGAATAATTTTTTTAGATCTCATAGATCTTTTGTTATAAATGTTGATTATATCGAAAAAATAGAACCTTGGTTCAATAATACTTATAATGTTAAGTTAAAAGGATATAATGAAAACATACCAGTTAGTAGAGGTCAAGTGAAACAATTTAAATCGATAATGAATCTCATTTAAATTCACTTTAACTTCCTATATTGCAGTTCATATATTAATTAATACATTTAAGCTAAAAATAGTTTAATATATTCATATTAATTATATAATGAATCTATAAATTTTATAGGAGGGATTATATGGTATCATTTTTAAGTTCAATAGTAATTTTAATTTTAGGATATTTTGCTTATGGAGTCTTTGTGGAAAAGGTTTTCGGAGCAGATGAGAATAGAAAAACACCTGCTATTACTATGGAAGATGGAGTAGACTTTATGCCTTTAAGCTGGCCTAGAATATTTCTTATTCAATTTCTAAATATAGCAGGATTAGGACCAATTTTTGGGGCTATTATGGGAGCTTTATTTGGTCCAGCAGCATTTATATGGATTGTTTTAGGTAGTATTTTTGCTGGAGGAGTTCATGACTATTTTTCAGGTATGCTATCTGTAAGACATGAAGGTAAAAGTATTTCAGAAATAGTAGGTATTTATCTTGGAGAAAATGCTAGAAAAATTATGAGAGTATTTTCAGTTGTGTTACTTGTATTAGTTGGTACTGTTTTTATGACAGGACCTGCACAACTATTAGCTAATTTAAAATTTGCTGGACTTGGTAGCTTGAATATTTGGTTAGCGATTATTATAGTATACTACTTTTTAGCTACTATATTGCCAGTAGATAAAATTATAGCTAAGGTATATCCTTTATTTGGAGCTGCTCTTCTTATAATGGCTATAGGAATTGGATCTATGTTATTTATAAAAGGATATAATATACCTGAAGTTACTCTAAATAATTTTCATCCTTCTGGATTATCATTATGGCCTATGCTTTTTGTAACAATAGCATGTGGAGCAATAAGTGGATTTCATGCAACTCAATCACCAATGATGGCTAGATGTTTGCCAAATGAAAAATATGGAAGAAAAGTTTTTTATGGTTCTATGATAGCAGAAGGAATAATAGCCCTTATATGGGCAGCGGCTGCAATGACATTCTTTGATGGTGGTGTAGTTGGTTTAAATGATGCTTTAGTTAATGGAGGAGGAACTGCAGGTGTTGTAAATACAATATCTACTTCACTTTTAGGTAAAGTAGGAGGTATACTTGCTATGCTTGGAGTAATAGCAGCCCCTATTACATCAGGAGATACTGCTTTTAGAAGTGCAAGACTTGTAATAGCTGATGCAATAGATTATAAACAATCTAAAACAAAATCTAGGTTATTAGTAGCTATTCCTTTATTTATTGTAGGATTTTTGCTTACAAGAATAGATTTCACTATAATTTGGAGATACTTTGCTTGGTCAAATCAAACACTTGCAATGATAGTGTTATGGGCTACAGCAGCTTATTTAATAGTGAGTGATAAGAATCATTGGATTGCTACAATTCCAGGAACTTTTATGACGGCAGTAAGTGTTACTTATATATTACAAGCTCCAGAAGGATTTAAATTACCACAGACAATTTCATGTCCTGTAGGAATTATTGCAGCAATAATAGTCCTTGCTGGATTTTTATATAAATTCAAATGGTCAGTAAAAACTAGTATAAATAGAATATAACAAAAAATAAATAGCTAAATAGCTATTTATTTTTTGTTAATTGATAATTAGGGTAATTTAAGTTAAAATGGTAATATTCAAGAGAAAAAGGTGATTTAAATGGATGAAAATAAATATTATAGAGTATACTCTCAATTTTTAAGAAATAAGTATGGAGAAAAAGTATATAAACTTCCTATAAATATAGAAACAACTTGTCCTAATAGAGATGGCTGTGTTGGAACAGGCGGATGTATTTTTTGTGGAGAAGTTGGAACTGGATTTGAGTCATTATCTAATTCTATTTCTGTAAAACAACAATTAGAAAAGAATAAAGAATATATATCAAAAAGATATAAAGCTAAGAAATTTATAGCGTATTTTCAAAATTTCACCAATACCTATATGGAGTTTGAAAAGTTTAAGTATCTAGTAGAACAATCTGCTATAGAAGATGTAGTAGAAGTTTCAATATCTACAAGACCAGATTCTATATCAGATAAGTATTTAGAATTCTTAAAAGAATTTAGTGAAAGAAAAGGTATAAATATAACAATAGAATTAGGGCTTCAAACAGTAAATTATCATACTTTAAAGAAGATAAATAGAGGACACACCTTGGCAGAACTTATTGATAGTGTAATTAGAATAAAAAAATATGGTTTTAGAATATGTGTACATTTTATATTAAATCTTCCTTGGGATGATAATGTTGATGTAATTGAAAATGCTAAAATTATATCATCACTTGAAATAGATCAAGTAAAAATACATTCGCTTTATATTGTTGAAAATACTGTATTAGGAGATATGTATAAACAAAATAAAATAAACATTATATCTAAAGATGAATATATAAATCGTGTAATATTATTTTTAAAATATTTAAAAGAGGATATTGTAGTAGAAAGATTAATAGGAAGAGCGCCAAAGGAAGATACTCTTTTTGTAAATTGGGGTACCAGCTGGTGGAAGATAAAAGAAGAAATATTACAAAAAATGATAGATAATGAAATAACACAAGGAGAAAAATGTGATTATTTAAATGGGAAAGCTTTAAATAAATTTAGATAAAGGGCAATTGCCCCTTATCTATTTTTTTTCAAAAGTGCCACAATCAGTTTCTTGTACACTTTGAGCATTCATTGGTTTTATTTGTATTTTTTCAGCATTACAATAGTTACCTTCAGCATGATAATAACATGTGTTAACACTACATTTTACTCCAGGAAGATGTGAATTTGTTTTTTCAACAGACATAAACTTACCTCCTTTTATTTTGGAATAATTTTAGTATGTGTTAAAATATAAAATGTATTCTAAATAAAAAATATATGGGAGAGATTAAGTTGTCTAAAAAGGAAAGAATAGATAAAATCTTAGCTAATCTAGGATATGGTTCCAGAAAAGATATAAAGAAAAACATTAAATCTGGAATGGTAAAGGTAAATAATGAAGTTATAAAAAATAATTCTATCAAAATAGACCCTTATAAAGAAAATATAAAATTTAAAAACAAAAAAATTAATTATAGAAAATTTATATATTTAATGTTAAATAAACCATCAGGTGTTATATCAGCTACAGAAGATAATCATAGTAAAACTGTAATAGATTTAATAGATGATGAATATAAAGCTTTTAATCCATTTCCGGTGGGAAGGTTAGATAAAGATACAGAAGGTTTATTAATACTTACAAATGATGGTGATCTTGCTCATAAATTATTATCTCCTAAAAAACATGTAGACAAGAAATACTATGTTAAGGTAGAAGGATATCTTGATGAAAATGATAAAACAGCTTTTAAAGAAGGATTAGATATTGGAGAAAAAAATATTACATTGCCTGCTGAACTAGACATAAAAAAATCTAATGAAATATCTGAATGCTATGTTATAATAAGAGAGGGTAAGTTTCATCAAATAAAAAGAATGTTTATTTCTTTAGGTAAAAAAGTTATATATTTGAAAAGGATATCAATGGGAAATGTGGAGTTAGATTCAAATTTAAAATTAGGCGAATATAGAGAATTAACTAGTAAAGAGATAGATATTTTAAATAGATAGGGTGTAAAAATGATTTGTGATAAACAAGAAAGTAAATTTGAGAAATTTTTTAAACATAGAGATTCTTTAATAATGCAGTTTAAAATAGGAGATATTTCTAAAAGGGAATATATAATGGCCAATGTGAATTTTATAGAAAAATTAAATATAAAACCATTTAAAAAAATTGATAGTTTTGAAAAAGGAATGTATAATTATCAATATTATAATATGTTGGCAAAATATTACTATATGGAAGCAAAAAATTTAAAAGATAAAGGTGAACCATTAAAATATTATCAATCTTTTTTAGATGAAGGTTATTTTTATTATGGTGAAAAAGATAAATCAACTTTAAAGTTACTTAAATTTTTAAAATTTGAAAATATGGAAGCATATTATATAAAAGTTAATTCAGATAGTCTTCAAGGAAGATTATATGAAATTCATTTAAAAAATTATAATAAAGCTATACTTCACTCTAAAAGTTTTAAAATATTAGATATATTAAAAAAGGAAAAAGTATTTATAGCTAATAGTAGGAAATCATTAATAGATGAATATGTAAATGTAAAATATTAAGAAGGTGGCTTAGCCACCTTCTTAAATTTGATTTGCAAGAGTTTTAATTATAGTATCTATATTATCATTTTGCTTTAATACAAAAGTTCCAGGTCTTAATTTAGTTTCTAGGCCAAGATCTGATAAACGAAGTAAAAACTCTTCTTTATCATCAATTATATTGTTATCTAATAATGTATCAGCAATACTTTCTGATGATGATCCAGTTTCTATATTGATTTCTACATCATTAGAAGATACTTCTTCTTCATCTGTTGAGTCCTCTTCACTTTCATCTTTTTGGTTTTCTTCATTTTCATCACTATTGTTTTTCTCATCTTCTTTTTCATCATTAGGATTACTTTCTTCTTTAGGTTCTTCTATATTGGTATCATTTTCATTACTAGGGTTATCTACTTCAGTATCTGTAAATAATATATCTAATCTCCAAAAAATAATAGCTCCTATTAATATTATAACTAAAATAACTGTTATAAAATCTATGTAGTCATATATAAAGTCTTTTAGTTTTTCAAAAAAGTTTTTCATGATGTTCTCCTTTCTAACTTATAGGTTTAAATATTTAAAATACATATATAATCATATCATAATTAAGCTATAATAATCAATTCTAGTTAATATGCAAAATATTCCTTGTATTAATGAGTAAATTAGTATTATTATAGTTATATACTATATAATAAGGGTTGGTATAATATGATAAAAATAAAAATTTCAGAAAATGAATCTGGACAAAGAATAGATAGGTTTTTAATTAAATATATGGATAAAGCACCAAAGGGATTTATTCAAAAAATGATAAGAAAAAAAAGAATTAAGCTAAATTCTAAAAGAGCATATCCGGATGATATTATAAATATAAATGATGAACTAAAATTATACATGTCTATGGAAACAATTAATAAATTTAGAAGTGATTATGAAGAAATAAAATCAAACATAAAATTAAATGTAATATATGAAGATGACAATATAATATTAATATATAAAAAGAAAGGTGACATTTCTCATTCACATTTAGATGATAAAGAAAGTATATCAAATGCATTAATTAAATATCTTATTGATAAAAAAGAATATAATCCTGAACTAGAAAAAACTTTCACTCCGGCAATATCAAATAGATTAGATAGAAATACATCAGGAATAATAATTGGAACTAAAAATTATAATGCACTTAAAAATATTAATAAAGCTATTAGAAATAGAAATATTGATAAATATTATAAAGCTTTAGTGTATGGTAAGGTAGAAAAAGAAATGTTATTAGAAAATTATATTATAAAGAATAGTAGAAATAATATGGTTGAAATAACTGATAAAAATGCTTCTAATGCTAAAAGGATTGAAACTAGAATAAAACCATTAGTGTTTAATGATGAATATACTCTATTAGAAGTTGAATTAATTACAGGAAGAACTCATCAAATACGAGCACATTTAAATTTTATTAATCATCCTATAGTAGGAGATAAAAAATATACAAATAAAAATATAAATAAAAATATAAAATTAAATTCACAATTTTTAGTATCATATAAAATTAAATTTAATAATTTAGATAGTGGGTTAGAATATTTAAATGGTAAATCTTTTGAGATACCATTAGAATATAAATATGATGAGATACTAAAAAACATTTTTTAGTGAAATTATTATTTTAAAAATATATTAGTATATATGTTAATTAATATAATTAAAGGAGTGATTAAATGGCTATAAATATTAGTATAGATGGAAATCAAAGCTTGAAATTTGAAAAAGGAATCTCAATAAAAGATGTTATTAAACAAGTTAATTATAAAATCCATAAAAATTATTTAAGCGTTCGTGTTAATAATGAAATTATGCACTTAGACTATAAACTGAATAAAGATACTGAAATTGAATTATTAGATATAAAGGATAAGGATGGCTTTAGAGTATATGTTAGAACTTTAACATTTGTATTTATAAAAGCTATAAAAGATATATTTAAAGATGCAAAGACAAGTGTAGAACATTCTCTAAGTAAAGGCTTATATATAGAAATACATAAAAAGGTAAGTATAACTCCAGAAGATTTAAATTTGATAAAGAATCAAATGAATAAAATCATAAAAAGTGATTTACCAATAGAAAGATTAGTTATGAAAACAAGTGAAGCAAACAAAATATTTAAAGAACAGGGAATGAAAGATAAATTACAGCTTGCAAAGTATAGAGAAAAAGACAATATTCATGTTTATAAATTAGATGGATATTATGATAAATTTTATGGTTATTTAGCTCCATCCACTGGTTATATAAAATCATTTGATTTAAAATACTATCATCCTGGGATAGTTTTACAGTACCCTAGAAAAGAATTTAATTATCAAATACCTGAATTTGAAGAACAAAATAAATTAGCTCAAATATTTAAAGAGTCAGAAAAGTGGGTAAAGATTTTAGAACTTGAAAATGTAGCTTCTTTAAATGAAAAAATTATGAATAAAGAAATTCCTGAGATAGTAAGAATATCTGAAGCATTTCATGAAAAAAAGATTGCAAATATAGCAGATAAAATATGTGATGATAAAAAGATAAAAATAATACTTATTGCTGGCCCTTCCTCTTCGGGGAAAACTACATTTGCTCAAAAGTTATACACGCAATTAAGAATTAATGGGAAAAGACCAATATCACTTTCTATTGATGATTATTTTGTTAATAGAGAAGATACTCCATTAGATGAAGAAGGAAATTATGATTTTGAGTCTATAGAAGCAGTTGATATAAAAAAATTTAATAATGATCTAATAAATTTATTAGATGGGAAAAAAGTTGATATACCCAAATTTGACTTTATAGAAGGTAAGCGTGAAATAAAGATAAAAGATTTTAGTATAGAAAAGGACCAACTAATAATTATAGAAGGTATACATGGATTAAATGAAAAGCTTACAAATAAGATTCCACATATGTATAAGTATAAAATATATATAAGCGCATTAACTCAATTAAATATTGATAATCATAATAGAATTCATACTACTGATAATAGACTCATTAGAAGAATAGTAAGAGATAGTATGTATAGAGGAAGAACTGCTGAAGGGACCTTAGAGTTATGGAAATCAGTAAGAAGAGGAGAAGAAAGAAATATATTTCCATACCAAGAAGAGGCTGATATAATGTTTAATTCTGCACTTGTTTATGAACTTGCAATATTAAGGAAATATGCAGAACCACTTCTACAAAAAATTGATAGATCAAGTATATATTTTGCAGAAGCAAAAAGGTTATTAAAATTTTTAATGTACTTTAAAATTATAAGGAATGATGATATAATTCCTTCTACATCAATATTAAAAGAGTTCATAGGTGGAAGTGCTTATAGGGAGGAAGAATAGGAAGGTATTATGGAGAATAAATTAAATAACATAATAAATAAAAGCAGATATATAACTAAAGAAGGTGAGGTTGCTACTTATATACCATCACTTGGAAAAGCAAATTCTACAGATTTAGGAATTTGTATAGCAGATATGGAAGGTAATATTTATAAATCAGGCAATTATAATAAAAAATTTACCATACAGAGTATTTCAAAAACTATTTCATTAATGTTGGCTTTAATGGATAATGGAAAAGAAGTTGTATTTGATAAAGTAGGGATGGAACCTACTGGAGATGCATTTAATTCTATTATAAAACTTGAAACTATAATGCCATCCAGACCCTTAAACCCTATGATAAATGCTGGGGCAATAGTTGTATCTTCTTTATTAAAAGGCAAAGACAAAGATGAAAAGTTTTCTAGATTACTAAATTTTATGAGAAAAATATCAGGAAATGACAAATTAGATATAGATGAAGATGTATATCTCTCTGAAAAAAGTACTGGAGATAGAAATAGAGCAATGGCTTATTTTATGAAAGATGTTGGGATAATAGAAGGAGATATTGAAGATATATTAGAGGTATACTTTAAACAATGTTCTATAAAAGTTGATTGTATAGACTTAGCAAAAATCGGACTATTTTTAGCAAATAAAGGAATCATTCCAGGAACTGGAGAACAAATTGTATCAGAACATATAACTAGAATTGTTAAAACTTTTATGGTAACTTGCGGAATGTATAATGGATCAGGAGAGTT
The genomic region above belongs to Senegalia massiliensis and contains:
- a CDS encoding Cof-type HAD-IIB family hydrolase; amino-acid sequence: MNYKLVAIDLDGTLLDDNKILTVENRDILKKLIDKGVEIVIATGRRYWAAKNFMKDLNENIVIISNNGNVIRNIKDDKIILEKYINRKDFIYILEQGKKNNLYPIVHINGYEKGYDFLIEKNQDYKGYNNYLDNKEDRCKKINNFLEYKENNIMVLCYFGDYEKLNRFINIISQDDKRFSYHIMTNLKKVGPMLEIMNPLGSKWKSILEYSKGKGISREEIITLGDDNNDMEMIKNSGCGIAMKNANKQVKEVSDIISSEDNNNSGVAIELKKVFNIK
- a CDS encoding DUF378 domain-containing protein; the protein is MKIINLLSVLLILIGALNWGLVGIIKLNIVEALFKKDSIISRIIYSLIGIAGLYTILYLIL
- a CDS encoding peptidylprolyl isomerase — translated: MDNKVLATVEGREITEQDIQQLLQSLGPQQAMQFNSEEGKKRLLEELINQELFYLDAKDKNMDEEAEFKFEMERAKSSLLKQYAMRSLLSGADASEEEVTEYYNENKESFKEGQQAKAKHILVESKEEAEKVQSEINEGLSFEEAATKYSTCPSKEKGGDLGYFTRGRMVPEFEEKAFNMEVGEISEPVKTQFGYHIIKLEDKKEEKQLLLYEVRDQIKQQLIGMKQNKIYIDKTNELKNKYSVDKK
- a CDS encoding asparagine synthase; the protein is MNIKEGSIPTALGAVVTTAGLISRQKAKKSLAWGVVGFGLAHIVLGSIDYFQHKNDNL
- a CDS encoding sensor histidine kinase; translation: MVFYILGSLINSISIIAILSFILSKVSVVRQLISKKESNYIDKFIFSIFFGILGIVGTYSGIPVDGALANSRIIGVFVGGLFGGPFVGMMSGLIAGIHRWSIDIGGFTALACAISTTVEGIMAGMLSKKFFSSNNKWLFSLFFGAIAEVIQMIIIITVATPLSEAINLVSIIGIPMIIANGIGISITIAIVNSVLKDKEREGAFQAERALKIANETLPYFRQGFNIETSKKIADIIYDMTSFKAVSLTNRDIILAHKGEGEDHHCAENKIKTDLTKQVIYSGKYKIANNSIEILCKKNKCKLRSAIIVPLKEGEKIVGTLKLYKTRENSISPVDVKLALGLGSLFSTQIELRRIEEYKELATKSELTALQAQINPHFLFNAINTIVSLIRTKPDRARELLLHLGFYFRKNLYKTEELVTLSTELEHVKSYLEIEQARFGDKLDIKFNIEKNLEVKIPPLLIQPIVENSIKHGIMNKLEGGEIIISAFSKDEMTQITVEDNGEGIEDKKVKDILSGNINNESIGLLNVHKRIQLIYGSDYGLNIKSDKGMGTEVTILLPKEEVIL
- a CDS encoding LytR/AlgR family response regulator transcription factor, which gives rise to MKLKVLVVDDELPAREEIKYLLEKYDDIEIIYEANNGIIAFDLIQKFEPDIIFLDINMPKISGIELADKIINTNNIKTPLIVFITAYDEYAIKAFELNAIDYLLKPIGENRLEKTLKKIKKNLKLNDKKMQQNIDTIVNQLQNKKQSDSIKLTLYKDGAFYPISTKNIIFSTVEDKNTVIITTKGKFIYHDSLSHLERNINKNNFFRSHRSFVINVDYIEKIEPWFNNTYNVKLKGYNENIPVSRGQVKQFKSIMNLI
- a CDS encoding carbon starvation CstA family protein, producing the protein MVSFLSSIVILILGYFAYGVFVEKVFGADENRKTPAITMEDGVDFMPLSWPRIFLIQFLNIAGLGPIFGAIMGALFGPAAFIWIVLGSIFAGGVHDYFSGMLSVRHEGKSISEIVGIYLGENARKIMRVFSVVLLVLVGTVFMTGPAQLLANLKFAGLGSLNIWLAIIIVYYFLATILPVDKIIAKVYPLFGAALLIMAIGIGSMLFIKGYNIPEVTLNNFHPSGLSLWPMLFVTIACGAISGFHATQSPMMARCLPNEKYGRKVFYGSMIAEGIIALIWAAAAMTFFDGGVVGLNDALVNGGGTAGVVNTISTSLLGKVGGILAMLGVIAAPITSGDTAFRSARLVIADAIDYKQSKTKSRLLVAIPLFIVGFLLTRIDFTIIWRYFAWSNQTLAMIVLWATAAYLIVSDKNHWIATIPGTFMTAVSVTYILQAPEGFKLPQTISCPVGIIAAIIVLAGFLYKFKWSVKTSINRI